The Carassius carassius chromosome 31, fCarCar2.1, whole genome shotgun sequence genome includes a region encoding these proteins:
- the si:ch1073-416d2.4 gene encoding coiled-coil domain-containing protein 42 homolog → MDSAALKADALLKLEVEHKKKNVFVTQLEEHREQIEEHIKLIPVITESSSGLLDTGVHTLQTTLVLKKRSEVDAVDTRLMDTRQEVQRSMKTLQQRRAQLQQRQTETKHRAAEFERFVEENEVKRRRALKKYQTEREQNEVREQEKAELSKQLQDLQTRRLSLQERVNKYKIFEEFLMKTLDLLPDKYVGCGTDLVTPIIRRYETLTISRQDLLQQLSSLTDEMKSSQNHMESLRQEHNTFKLMTNQELSERQTQLDQLKERNKQLEMMLHMHLGQSRDQVEEVGNILIAVKNLAEQCYLSHYGALDLMDTCTMMDMIKEFIVEKADMERRAMRLVASSGATVKKMSSRSRALTALKTPP, encoded by the exons ATGGATTCCGCTGCTCTGAAAGCAGACGCTCTTCTGAAGCTGGAAGTCGAACACAAAAAGAAAAACGTGTTTGTAACGCAGCTGGAGGAGCACAG AGAGCAGATCGAGGAGCACATCAAGCTCATCCCGGTGATAACAGAG tccTCCAGCGGGCTCCTGGACACCGGCGTCCATACGCTGCAGACCACACTAGTCCTGAAGAAGCGCTCAGAGGTGGACGCAGTGGACACACGGCTGATGGACACGCGGCAGGAGGTTCAGAGGAGCATGAAGACCCTTCAGCAGAGACGAGCCCAGCTCCAGCAGAGACAGACGGAG ACCAAACACAGGGCAGCAGAGTTTGAGAGGTTTGTGGAGGAGAACGAGGTGAAACGCCGCCGTGCGCTGAAGAAATACCAGACGGAGAGAGAGCAGAATGAAGTGAGAGAACAGGAGAAAGCTGAACTCTCCAAACAACTCCAGGACTTACAAACCAG GCGTCTGTCTTTACAAGAGCGAGTCAACAAATACAAGATATTCGAGGAGTTTCTGATGAAAACTCTGGACTTACTTCCAGACA AGTATGTGGGCTGTGGGACGGACCTGGTGACGCCCATCATCAGACGCTACGAGACGCTGACCATCAGCCGACAGGACCTCCTGCAGCAGTTGTCCAGCCTGACGGACGAGATGAAGTCCAGCCAGAACCACATGGAGTCCCTCAGACAGGAACACAACACCTTTAAACTG ATGACCAACCAGGAGCTGTCCGAGCGGCAGACACAGCTGGATCAACTCAAAGAGAGGAACAAACAGCTGGAAATGATGCTCCACATGCACCTGGGCCAGTCCAGAGACCAG gtggAGGAGGTCGGGAACATTTTGATCGCGGTGAAGAACCTGGCGGAGCAGTGTTATCTGAGTCACTACGGAGCTCTAGACCTCATGGACACCTGCACCATGATGGACATGATAAAG GAATTCATCGTAGAGAAAGCTGACATGGAGAGGAGAGCCATGAGACTCGTGGCCAGCAGCGGTGCGACTGTAAAGAAGATGTCCAGCAGGAGCCGAGCGCTGACCGCCCTGAAGACCCCGCCGTAG